A window of Juglans regia cultivar Chandler chromosome 7, Walnut 2.0, whole genome shotgun sequence contains these coding sequences:
- the LOC108984076 gene encoding uncharacterized protein LOC108984076: MKNQICFTSFALFFFLLLTKWSGVEAQTCKPSGMIRGKKPPPGQCNEENDSECCVQGKPYTIYKCSPPVSSHTKATLTINSFQKGGDGGGPSECDNKYHPDDTPVVALSTGWFNNKQRCLNYITIYGNGRSVKAKVVDECDSTMGCDADHDYQPPCPNNIVDASKAVWKALGVPLSDWGELDIYWSETCKLSGKIKGKKTPHGQYSKDNDSDCCVHGKSYTIYKCSPPVSSHTKAKLTINSFEKGGDGGRPSECDNKYHSNNTPVVALSRGWFNNKKRCLSYITIHGNVRSVKTKVVDECDSTMGCDPNHAYQPPCPNNIIDGSKAVWKALGVPKSDWGELDIYWSDA; encoded by the exons atgaagaaccaAATTTGTTTTACAAGTTTTGCcctattcttctttcttcttctcacaAAGTGGTCGGGAGTTGAAGCTCAGACTTGCAAGCCCAGTGGCATGATAAGGGGGAAAAAGCCTCCACCAGGACAATGTAACGAAGAAAACGACTCTGAGTGTTGCGTGCAAGGCAAGCCTTACACAATTTATAAGTGTTCGCCCCCCGTGTCTAGCCATACAAAGGCGACACTAACCATCAACAGCTTTCAGAAAGGTGGGGATGGTGGTGGACCATCGGAATGCGACAACAAATATCACCCTGATGACACTCCTGTGGTAGCACTGTCAACAGGATGGTTCAACAATAAGCAAAGATGTTTGAATTATATCACCATCTATGGCAATGGAAGGAGCGTCAAGGCCAAGGTAGTTGACGAATGTGATTCCACTATGGGTTGTGATGCTGACCATGATTACCAACCTCCATGTCCTAACAACATTGTTGATGCCTCTAAAGCTGTTTGGAAGGCTTTGGGAGTGCCATTAAGTGATTGGGGTGAATTAGATATTTATTGGTCTG AAACTTGCAAACTCAGTGGTAAGATAAAGGGGAAAAAGACTCCTCATGGACAATATAGTAAAGATAATGACTCTGATTGTTGCGTGCATGGAAAGTCTTACACCATTTACAAGTGTTCACCACCAGTGTCTAGCCATACAAAGGCCAAGTTAACCATCAACAGCTTTGAAAAAGGTGGGGATGGTGGTAGACCATCGGAATGTGACAACAAGTATCACTCAAATAATACCCCTGTGGTGGCACTTTCAAGAGGATGGTTCAACAATAAGAAGAGATGTTTGAGTTATATCACCATCCATGGCAATGTCAGGAGCGTCAAGACCAAGGTGGTAGATGAGTGTGATTCTACCATGGGGTGTGATCCCAACCATGCTTATCAACCTCCATGTCCTAACAACATTATTGATGGCTCTAAGGCAGTTTGGAAGGCTTTAGGAGTGCCAAAAAGCGATTGGGGTGAATTAGATATTTACTGGTCCGATGCTTAA